In a single window of the Elaeis guineensis isolate ETL-2024a chromosome 4, EG11, whole genome shotgun sequence genome:
- the LOC105043505 gene encoding SH3 domain-containing protein 2 isoform X2: MEAIRKQATWLREQVARQQQAVLKQFGAGGYGSSDSVITDEVEFQQHQKLEKLYISTRAAKHFQRDIVRGVEGYIITGSKQVEIGNKLSEDSRKYGVENTCTSGNTLSKAALSYSRACSQIEKERGNLLKVLGTQVAEPLRAMVMGAPLEDARHFAQRYDRMRQEAEAQAIEVSKRQMKVRETPGNIDNISKLESAEAKLEELKSNMAVLGKEAVAAMSAVEAQQQRLTLQRLIAMVESERTFHQRILQILDQLEGDMVSERQRIEASPNPVMENSMPPPPSYEEANGVFPAPKVDGTTETVEYFLAEVIHSYQAETDVELNLSVGDYVVVRKVSGNGWAEGECKGKAGAHISSGGCALLETASLYVFFSLQFGVSVPLKMVHFV, encoded by the exons ATGGAGGCAATAAGAAAGCAGGCCACGTGGCTCCGGGAGCAGGTGGCGAGACAGCAGCAG GCTGTTCTCAAGCAATTTGGTGCGGGCGGATATGGAAGTTCTGATAGCGTAATTACAGATGAGGTAGAATTTCAGCAACATCAGAAGTTAGAAAAGCTTTACATATCAACCCGTGCAGCCAAG CATTTTCAAAGGGACATTGTTCGTGGTGTGGAAGGTTACATCATCACTGGATCTAAACAAGTCGAGATAG GTAATAAGTTATCTGAAGATAGTAGAAAATATGGTGTTGAAAACACCTGCACCAGTGGCAATACGCTATCGAAAGCTGCTTTAAGTTATTCAAGGGCTTGTTCTCAAATAGAAAAAGAGCGTGGAAATCTTTTAAAAGTCCTTGGTACCCAG GTTGCAGAGCCGTTAAGAGCAATGGTAATGGGTGCTCCTTTGGAGGATGCTCGACATTTTGCCCAGAGATATGACAGGATGCGTCAGGAAGCTGAAGCTCAG GCTATTGAAGTTTCAAAGCGTCAAATGAAAGTTAGAGAAACCCCTGGCAATATTGATAATATATCAAAGCTAGAATCTGCTGAGGCTAAGCTGGAAGAGTTAAAGTCAAATATGGCAGTATTGGGTAAGGAAGCTGTTGCAGCAATGTCTGCTGTTGAAGCCCAACAACAAAGGTTGACTTTGCAAAGGCTTATTGCAATG GTTGAGTCAGAGCGAACTTTCCATCAGAGAATCCTGCAAATCCTTGATCAGCTTGAAGGAGAT atggtatcagagcgtCAAAGAATTGAAGCATCTCCAAATCCAGTCATGGAAAACTCTATGCCACCACCTCCATCATATGAAGAAGCCAATGGAGTGTTTCCTGCCCCAAAAGTTGATGGAACAACTGAAACTGTGGAATACTTTTTAGCAGAG GTGATACATTCATATCAGGCGGAGACAGATGTGGAGCTTAACTTGTCGGTTGGCGATTATGTTGTTGTAAGAAAG GTGTCTGGTAATGGTTGGGCAGAAGGTGAATGCAAAGGAAAAGCAG GTGCCCATATttcaagtggaggatgtgcactCCTTGAAACTGCATCTTTGTATGTTTTTTTTTCCCTTCAGTTTGGAGTTTCTGTTCCTCTGAAGATGGTCCATTTTGTTTAG
- the LOC105043505 gene encoding SH3 domain-containing protein 2 isoform X1: protein MEAIRKQATWLREQVARQQQAVLKQFGAGGYGSSDSVITDEVEFQQHQKLEKLYISTRAAKHFQRDIVRGVEGYIITGSKQVEIGNKLSEDSRKYGVENTCTSGNTLSKAALSYSRACSQIEKERGNLLKVLGTQVAEPLRAMVMGAPLEDARHFAQRYDRMRQEAEAQAIEVSKRQMKVRETPGNIDNISKLESAEAKLEELKSNMAVLGKEAVAAMSAVEAQQQRLTLQRLIAMVESERTFHQRILQILDQLEGDMVSERQRIEASPNPVMENSMPPPPSYEEANGVFPAPKVDGTTETVEYFLAEVIHSYQAETDVELNLSVGDYVVVRKVSGNGWAEGECKGKAGWFPYEYIERRERVPASAHISSGGCALLETASLYVFFSLQFGVSVPLKMVHFV, encoded by the exons ATGGAGGCAATAAGAAAGCAGGCCACGTGGCTCCGGGAGCAGGTGGCGAGACAGCAGCAG GCTGTTCTCAAGCAATTTGGTGCGGGCGGATATGGAAGTTCTGATAGCGTAATTACAGATGAGGTAGAATTTCAGCAACATCAGAAGTTAGAAAAGCTTTACATATCAACCCGTGCAGCCAAG CATTTTCAAAGGGACATTGTTCGTGGTGTGGAAGGTTACATCATCACTGGATCTAAACAAGTCGAGATAG GTAATAAGTTATCTGAAGATAGTAGAAAATATGGTGTTGAAAACACCTGCACCAGTGGCAATACGCTATCGAAAGCTGCTTTAAGTTATTCAAGGGCTTGTTCTCAAATAGAAAAAGAGCGTGGAAATCTTTTAAAAGTCCTTGGTACCCAG GTTGCAGAGCCGTTAAGAGCAATGGTAATGGGTGCTCCTTTGGAGGATGCTCGACATTTTGCCCAGAGATATGACAGGATGCGTCAGGAAGCTGAAGCTCAG GCTATTGAAGTTTCAAAGCGTCAAATGAAAGTTAGAGAAACCCCTGGCAATATTGATAATATATCAAAGCTAGAATCTGCTGAGGCTAAGCTGGAAGAGTTAAAGTCAAATATGGCAGTATTGGGTAAGGAAGCTGTTGCAGCAATGTCTGCTGTTGAAGCCCAACAACAAAGGTTGACTTTGCAAAGGCTTATTGCAATG GTTGAGTCAGAGCGAACTTTCCATCAGAGAATCCTGCAAATCCTTGATCAGCTTGAAGGAGAT atggtatcagagcgtCAAAGAATTGAAGCATCTCCAAATCCAGTCATGGAAAACTCTATGCCACCACCTCCATCATATGAAGAAGCCAATGGAGTGTTTCCTGCCCCAAAAGTTGATGGAACAACTGAAACTGTGGAATACTTTTTAGCAGAG GTGATACATTCATATCAGGCGGAGACAGATGTGGAGCTTAACTTGTCGGTTGGCGATTATGTTGTTGTAAGAAAG GTGTCTGGTAATGGTTGGGCAGAAGGTGAATGCAAAGGAAAAGCAGGTTGGTTCCCTTACGAATACATTGAAAGACGTGAACGTGTGCCTGCAA GTGCCCATATttcaagtggaggatgtgcactCCTTGAAACTGCATCTTTGTATGTTTTTTTTTCCCTTCAGTTTGGAGTTTCTGTTCCTCTGAAGATGGTCCATTTTGTTTAG
- the LOC105043505 gene encoding SH3 domain-containing protein 2 isoform X3 yields MEAIRKQATWLREQVARQQQAVLKQFGAGGYGSSDSVITDEVEFQQHQKLEKLYISTRAAKHFQRDIVRGVEGYIITGSKQVEIGNKLSEDSRKYGVENTCTSGNTLSKAALSYSRACSQIEKERGNLLKVLGTQVAEPLRAMVMGAPLEDARHFAQRYDRMRQEAEAQAIEVSKRQMKVRETPGNIDNISKLESAEAKLEELKSNMAVLGKEAVAAMSAVEAQQQRLTLQRLIAMVESERTFHQRILQILDQLEGDMVSERQRIEASPNPVMENSMPPPPSYEEANGVFPAPKVDGTTETVEYFLAEVIHSYQAETDVELNLSVGDYVVVRKVSGNGWAEGECKGKAGWFPYEYIERRERVPASKIAQIF; encoded by the exons ATGGAGGCAATAAGAAAGCAGGCCACGTGGCTCCGGGAGCAGGTGGCGAGACAGCAGCAG GCTGTTCTCAAGCAATTTGGTGCGGGCGGATATGGAAGTTCTGATAGCGTAATTACAGATGAGGTAGAATTTCAGCAACATCAGAAGTTAGAAAAGCTTTACATATCAACCCGTGCAGCCAAG CATTTTCAAAGGGACATTGTTCGTGGTGTGGAAGGTTACATCATCACTGGATCTAAACAAGTCGAGATAG GTAATAAGTTATCTGAAGATAGTAGAAAATATGGTGTTGAAAACACCTGCACCAGTGGCAATACGCTATCGAAAGCTGCTTTAAGTTATTCAAGGGCTTGTTCTCAAATAGAAAAAGAGCGTGGAAATCTTTTAAAAGTCCTTGGTACCCAG GTTGCAGAGCCGTTAAGAGCAATGGTAATGGGTGCTCCTTTGGAGGATGCTCGACATTTTGCCCAGAGATATGACAGGATGCGTCAGGAAGCTGAAGCTCAG GCTATTGAAGTTTCAAAGCGTCAAATGAAAGTTAGAGAAACCCCTGGCAATATTGATAATATATCAAAGCTAGAATCTGCTGAGGCTAAGCTGGAAGAGTTAAAGTCAAATATGGCAGTATTGGGTAAGGAAGCTGTTGCAGCAATGTCTGCTGTTGAAGCCCAACAACAAAGGTTGACTTTGCAAAGGCTTATTGCAATG GTTGAGTCAGAGCGAACTTTCCATCAGAGAATCCTGCAAATCCTTGATCAGCTTGAAGGAGAT atggtatcagagcgtCAAAGAATTGAAGCATCTCCAAATCCAGTCATGGAAAACTCTATGCCACCACCTCCATCATATGAAGAAGCCAATGGAGTGTTTCCTGCCCCAAAAGTTGATGGAACAACTGAAACTGTGGAATACTTTTTAGCAGAG GTGATACATTCATATCAGGCGGAGACAGATGTGGAGCTTAACTTGTCGGTTGGCGATTATGTTGTTGTAAGAAAG GTGTCTGGTAATGGTTGGGCAGAAGGTGAATGCAAAGGAAAAGCAGGTTGGTTCCCTTACGAATACATTGAAAGACGTGAACGTGTGCCTGCAAGTAAGATTGCTCAAATTTTTTAG